A region of the Dasypus novemcinctus isolate mDasNov1 chromosome X, mDasNov1.1.hap2, whole genome shotgun sequence genome:
TACTTTACCTCAAGTATGGTTTATTGTATTAGAATAAGTACTTTATTAAAAGAACCGCAGTAATTACAGTGGAATGGGCATTACCTTATACCAGATACTGTGCTGCCTGATTCCTTAAGTTTACTTGAAGAGATTTCTGTCAGGAAAGAAAACCTTGCCTggtctttttcttaaatttattaaacacaattaaaaataacattttgaagAATATAAACCCCCCAAACCACAACATCCTACAGTGCTTGCGTTCCAGTTTATCCATTCCTTATAAATAGATCCTAAAAGCTAGTATGCTGTAGGGCCTCTTGCTACCTTAGGTTGCAcatattcaagaaaaataaattcatttcaaTAGTAGCCTGAACAGACATCATTAGAAAAGTTTTCTGGAGACATGAATGCAATCTAATGCAAATAATTATTTCATCCATTAATTCCTTTCATTGGTGTGAATAATTGAGTTGTTATAGTGAAATACCTTGTGAGTCACTTATGGGTTTGAGAGcaggtttagtttttttttagcttaaatttatgtttttcattagaATGACTGTTACATGAAAAGGAACCAGTGAACACGTAATTATTCACCTTCTATCCTGGGGGTAGCATatcataagatttttaaaatattgtgattaTTGATTTGTATTTTGGGCATTGGTTTTTTAACCTTTGTGCTTTCATCCTTTCtagtccattttaaaaatcactggagAGTTTTAAGATGGCAGCTGACTAAAATAGGCCTTTGAGGTCTGTCAGTCTTCTAAAGGAAGAAGGCCCAATTTTGGCCCCAGTTTCTCgtcattttattttaaggatGCTTTCAAAATGTACAGTGGCTAAAGTTATCCTGCAGGCAGTAATTTCAAGTTTAAGATGGCTGTCTTTAAGTTTGGGGGAGAATAGTGGCAAAAAAAATCACCTCTGTTTGGatggtggtttttaaaatatctgtccGTTTTTGGAGCAATTCCTGGAAATGTAGCTATTACCTGGTCTCTCTCTTTACCTTACCTCTTtgaattatttcacttaacaCATTTTTTACAAAGTTACGTAGAATTAAAAACATAAAGTACTGTTGAATAAAGTGATATATTTTCTTAAGCTTTTCTTTTCTAACTACAGGAACATTTAAGCTTACAATAGAATTCACTGAAGAATATCCGAATAAACCACCTACAGTTAGATTTGTCTCTAAGATGTTTCATCCAAATGGCAAGTATCACTTTTACTACAGTATTTTAAAGTACCACAGTGTTTATTATGGAGGTATTCcacatttctgtttatttgccTGAAATACCTGAGTACTCGTTTAGCTCTCTTGCTTTTTCCTAAAAGCTGACCTCATTCATGGTGATCTCTTGCAGTCTGGATCTGTAGTATTAGCACTGAAGCAGGAAAGGTACCCTCCTTTTGCTAAGAGCTTCCTGATTTTGATGATCTTTATTTGCTTGTTAAACAATATAAGGATGTTCTTGACGTTTGCTTTTAATGTTAAGCAAGATTGGGGTAATACTGTGTTGTAATTTGTTTCATTAGTGTTTAGAGTGGGTTTTAAACTTTGGGTGGGTATCAAAGTTCCCATGGAACATTACAAAAATACAGACACCCTGACCCTATTTCAGACCTACTATCAGATTTGTGGTTAAGGGCCACGTATAGAGTTTGTTGGAAAAGTGCCACAGGTGATTCTAATTtaccattttgctttttttttttttttaaatagtagtaaGCCTAAGCACACTTATCTTTtattcagatttaaaaaataatgtccaGGGTATCCGATATTATCTTTATGCCAAAGTGAAACCTTATGAACTCTGAACTATCTTTTGGGTGTTGTTTCAGACAGGAGTTATAGTTTACAAATGTGGTAGAATGCATTTCCCACAAATCTATGGATGGCTAAGGACTGTTAGAAAATGTGTATGGTTTCCTTCGTAGTAGGGCAGTCTTTTCAGAAGAATGTACACTAAGTATCTTGCAGTTTTATACTGATCACATTTGATATTCTCTAATGATACTGATTATTACACTAGTAATGGTTATGACTCATCTTTTTCAGGAAGTTAATTGGGAAGTAGCCTAGGAATCTTTTTCAACTTCAAAAGCAAAGTATTCTTGACTATAATGATAAAACCTTAATGGTTTTATGTCTAACCTACTTCTGTGTTCTTAGTCTATGCAGATGGTAGTATATGTCTGGACATACTTCAGAACCGCTGGAGTCCAACCTATGATGTGTCTTCCATTTTAACATCCATACAGGTGAATTTTCCTTAATGTTCCTAACTATGGCTTCTGATATATTTATATTAGCAATTGAATTGTTTTTGAAAGTtataatagactttttttttttggtcaaagcTTATTTACTATATAGATAAAAAGGTAGTTCATTAAGACCCAAACCACcagaaaacattttatatatattttcctagCTACTAATAGATCAATGTAATTCTAAATAAGTGTGCTAAAGAGAACAAACTTAGCTGTTCCTCAGGACAAGTCAGTTAAGGATCATTACCTTATAAAATAGCTGTGTTTGttctgaatacttttttttttttttgcatcgaTGAACTcaacactttaaaaattttctctgtaGTCTCTATTGGATGAACCTAATCCCAATAGTCCAGCAAATAGCCAGGCTGCTCAGCTGTACCAGGAGAACAAGCGAGAATATGAAAAGCGTGTTTCTGCAATAGTAGAACAGAGCTGGCGCGACTGTTGACCCGGGTGCAGCAAACGAAGAGGGTGGtcagaagaaaaattatatatgatGTGTTTGTTACCTTCCTATTCCTCAGTATCATTacatttactttattaaaaacaaaatagctGTTGTACTGTTTCCATCTTCCCTTGCCAAGCTTTCCTACCCCTTCTATCCTCTCCTTGAACATCAGAAAACATCCTCTATGAATTCAAATGTACTGTACCTGGGTTACTTGCAAAACTTGCTAATGTTTAATTCCCTTTTCTGTGGTATTTCACCTCCAGTTTTAGGGCAGTATTGTGTTACTGTACTTTACACTAAgcttttaaaatgaattgttacaCAAGTGGTGCTTATGCATATCTTGATGACCAGAatgttatttttaacaaaatgatTGCTGAAGTGTTTCGTCCTGGCTCTTCCTTCACTTGTATTGGATTTCCAAGTGAATGTGTGTGGAATACAGCTTCCAGACAATAGGGAAGCAAATCCATATACACATCCATTTTGGAAGGGCAATGGAGGCTAAAATTCTTGTGGTACTAAGATATAGCCAAAATTTGGAAGGACTCAGCAAAAGGAGTGCAGCAATTGTAGTCAACAGTCATATACTCTCTCCTTGTCAGATCGTGACTGGACGTATCCATGCTAAGTTTCAGAATACctttgttttctgggtttttgctttttaaagaggTGTGGGAGCAGAGGAATGGAAACAAAATCATTAGATTTTAAGCTAGGGAAAGGTGGAGATCCTTTACTCTTTTTAAAGGAGCAGTGCTGCCCTAGAAAAATAAGCTTATAATCCCCCATCTTTTTTCCCGAGTTTTAATTAACCCAAGGAAGGGAGCATATCTGTGGCAAACTATTTTCCACTTAAATCCTGAGTTCACACTGCATGCTTTAGTTAGTTCCTTCTCTTTCAGCATTACAAAGTCCTTAAAGTCAACGTCTGCAATCTTTCTTTGGGTATTTATACTTTTAGATATACAGTACCTTTAAGTAGCAGTGTGGGATGAGGCTTGTAAATGTTTTTATgttctattgttatttttttgtgtgtttctcaCTCTTTTA
Encoded here:
- the UBE2A gene encoding ubiquitin-conjugating enzyme E2 A — translated: MSTPARRRLMRDFKRLQEDPPAGVSGAPSENNIMVWNAVIFGPEGTPFEDGTFKLTIEFTEEYPNKPPTVRFVSKMFHPNVYADGSICLDILQNRWSPTYDVSSILTSIQSLLDEPNPNSPANSQAAQLYQENKREYEKRVSAIVEQSWRDC